From Miscanthus floridulus cultivar M001 chromosome 15, ASM1932011v1, whole genome shotgun sequence, the proteins below share one genomic window:
- the LOC136509061 gene encoding alpha-(1,4)-fucosyltransferase-like, translated as MLFRKRINYVAPMLASAAILLLLLSGYFELPSISSTSLSTPAPLLAARFPTALDSVGSRDRDPFTSLLEAFASWDAAVGCPRIRAKLAAAAGLGLDLPPPGAGANDTAVDPAAAAVTGGAAWRGAAAGRCEDLASRHVGVLVKGWTWVPDALDGVYTCRCGVSCVWSKSAAAVDRPDALLFEGATPPPQRMKGLPLRVYLDLEASRKPTGFEDIFIGYHANDDLQVTYAGKSFHTSRSYHISTEKRNDALIYWSSSRCLPHRDKLAKDFLSLVPHHSFGRCLNNVGGPDMALSMYPVCSTNDNGTPHWWDHLHCAMSHYKFVLAIENTKTESYVTEKLFYALEAGSVPIYFGAPNVWDFVPPNSIIDASKFSSLKELASYLKMLANDPVAYAEYHAWRRCGILGNFGRAREMSLDTLPCRLCEVVSKRGGKSADAL; from the exons ATGCTCTTCCGGAAGCGCATCAACTACGTGGCCCCGATGCTCGCGTCCGCCGCCATCTTGCTGCTCCTCCTCTCGGGCTACTTCGAGCTCCCGTCCATCTCCTCCACCTCGCTCTCCACCCCGGCGCCGCTCCTCGCGGCGCGCTTCCCCACCGCGCTCGACTCCGTCGGCTCCCGCGACCGGGACCCCTTCACCTCCCTCCTCGAGGCCTTCGCCTCCTGGGACGCCGCCGTCGGCTGCCCCCGCATCCGCGccaagctcgccgccgccgccgggctggGGCTGGACCTGCCGCCGCCGGGCGCCGGCGCTAACGACACCGCGGTGGACCCTGCGGCGGCGGCCGTCACCGGCGGCGCCGCGTGGCGGGGGGCGGCCGCCGGTAGGTGCGAGGACCTGGCGTCGCGCCACGTCGGCGTGCTCGTCAAGGGGTGGACGTGGGTCCCCGACGCGCTCGACGGCGTCTACACCTGCCGGTGCGGGGTCAGCTGCGTCTGGAGCAAGTCTGCCGCCGCCGTCGATCGCCCCGATGCGCTGCTCTTTGAgggcgccacgccgccgccgcag AGAATGAAAGGTCTGCCTCTTCGTGTTTATCTGGATCTGGAGGCTAGTAGGAAGCCAACTGGTTTTGAGGACATTTTTATCGGTTACCATGCCAATGATGACTTGCAAGTAACATATGCTGGAAAATCATTTCACACCAGCCGTAGTTACCATATATCAACTGAAAAGAGAAAT GATGCACTTATTTACTGGTCATCTTCAAGGTGTCTTCCTCATAGAGATAAGCTTGCAAAAGACTTCCTCTCATTGGTGCCTCACCATTCCTTTGGAAGATGTTTGAACAATGTTGGTGGTCCTGACATGGCATTATCCATGTATCCAGTTTGTTCCACCAATGATAATGGCACACCACACTGGTGGGATCACCTGCATTGTGCGATGTCACATTACAAGTTTGTTCTTGCAATTGAGAACACCAAGACCGAAAGTTATGTGACCGAGAAGTTGTTCTATGCTTTGGAGGCTGGGTCAGTGCCAATATACTTTGGGGCACCCAATGTTTGGGATTTTGTTCCTCCTAATTCTATCATAGATGCCTCCAAATTCAGCTCACTCAAAGAACTGGCATCATATTTAAAAATGCTGGCAAATGACCCTGTAGCCTATGCTGAATACCATGCCTGGAGGCGTTGTGGTATATTGGGCAACTTTGGCAGGGCACGTGAGATGAGCCTCGACACACTGCCTTGTCGACTCTGTGAAGTAGTTAGTAAGAGAGGTGGTAAGAGCGCAGATGCATTGTGA
- the LOC136509060 gene encoding wall-associated receptor kinase 3-like, with protein sequence MPPCNRRRFHCRGLTSFIAVADQSIHRRLRAAGMEVYAVGVLRLLPWLALAAVLLPPPPAASQQPAARGCRQQCGNVTVPYPFGIGAGCHRGSTTGGFRLQCDAAASGRGRPPRLTVAGYGHEVAAISLATAEATVLLNASRACYDRPGDPDGRVVSLREHPMALNGSAFLFSSMKSKFVSIGCPGLAYFNDGDGYYVTGCMSVCRPSERALPGSCRGDDGCCQSNIPLGLNSYHPYLGSFGRRRRGGGRGREQEATFLANSTACSYAFMVDAMWFWLAGSHFNRTGDFAVSVVLDWAIRDAPSCAAAARDGDTYACRSAHSVCLDSSNGPGYVCNCTGGYQGNPYVADGCTDVDECRHGDEFPCYGVCVNTPGSFLCTCPKGSSGNATLQGGCRRDDDNRFGLPLKIVTGVSAGVLLLLLASFSSHLWVQKRRLLHAKQRFFEQNGGVLLQQQLGSLASSGVAFRIFSEEEIGRATNGFEEARVLGRGGQGVVYKGVLADGSAVAVKKSRVVDAKQVKEFAREMLILSQINHRNVVKLLGCCLEVEVPMLVYEYVPNGSLHGYIHGGGEAKVQLPPGARLRIAAESADALAYMHSSASPPILHRDVKSANILLDGGLAAKVSDFGASRLAPAGEAAVATLVQGTLGYLDPEYLLTSQLTSKSDVYSFAVVVLELLTGRKAFVPVEDEDEEEEGGLAFCFITAAQAGRHREIMDQQVVKEVGAEVLDEATELLMRCLSMVADERPTMKEVADKLHRIRCLACSCNGTQN encoded by the coding sequence ATGCCGCCGTGTAATCGCCGGCGTTTTCATTGCCGTGGCTTGACCTCTTTCATTGCCGTTGCCGACCAATCAATCCACAGGAGACTGAGAGCTGCAGGAATGGAGGTGTACGCAGTCGGAGTGTTGAGGCTGCTACCATGGCTGGCATTGGCAGCAGTGCTtctgccacctccacctgcgGCGTCGCAGCAGCCGGCGGCGAGGGGATGCCGTCAGCAGTGCGGCAACGTGACCGTTCCTTACCCGTTCGGCATCGGCGCGGGCTGCCACCGCGGCTCGACCACGGGGGGCTTCCGGCTCCAGTGCGACGCCGCCGCCAGCGGCCGCGGACGCCCGCCGCGGCTCACCGTGGCCGGCTACGGCCACGAGGTCGCGGCCATCTCGCTGGCGACGGCCGAGGCCACCGTGCTCCTCAACGCGAGCCGCGCGTGCTACGACCGCCCGGGGGACCCCGACGGCCGCGTCGTCAGCCTGCGTGAGCACCCCATGGCGCTCAACGGCAGCGCGTTCCTCTTCTCGTCGATGAAGAGCAAGTTCGTGTCCATCGGCTGCCCCGGCCTCGCCTACTTCAACGACGGCGACGGGTACTACGTCACGGGGTGCATGTCCGTGTGCCGGCCCTCGGAGCGCGCGCTGCCGGGGTCGTGCCGCGGCGACGACGGCTGCTGCCAGAGCAACATCCCGCTCGGGCTCAACTCCTACCACCCCTACCTCGGCAGCTTCGGccggcgccgccgcggcggcggccgggggAGAGAGCAGGAGGCGACGTTCCTGGCCAACTCCACCGCTTGCTCCTACGCGTTCATGGTGGACGCGATGTGGTTCTGGCTCGCCGGCTCGCACTTCAACCGCACCGGCGACTTCGCCGTGTCCGTCGTCCTGGACTGGGCCATCAGGGACGCCCCGAGCTGCGCCGCCGCGGCGCGGGACGGCGACACGTACGCGTGCCGCAGCGCGCACAGCGTCTGCCTCGACTCCAGCAACGGCCCTGGGTACGTCTGCAACTGCACCGGCGGGTACCAGGGCAACCCGTACGTGGCCGACGGCTGCACGGACGTCGACGAGTGCCGGCACGGGGACGAGTTCCCATGCTACGGCGTGTGCGTCAACACGCCGGGCAGCTTCCTCTGCACGTGCCCCAAGGGATCCAGTGGGAACGCCACTCTACAGGGCGGCTGCCGCCGAGACGACGACAACAGATTCGGTTTGCCACTGAAAATCGTCACGGGTGTCAGCGCGGgcgtgttgctgctgctgctggcgagCTTCTCGTCGCACCTGTGGGTTCAGAAGCGGCGTCTGCTCCACGCGAAGCAGCGGTTCTTCGAGCAGAACGGCGGCGTCCTCCTGCAGCAGCAGCTGGGCTCGTTGGCCAGCTCCGGCGTGGCGTTCAGGATCTTCTCCGAGGAGGAGATCGGCCGGGCCACCAACGGCTTCGAGGAGGCGCGGGTCCTCGGCCGCGGAGGGCAAGGCGTGGTGTACAAGGGCGTCCTCGCCGACGGCTCCGCCGTGGCCGTGAAGAAGTCGAGGGTCGTCGACGCGAAGCAGGTGAAGGAGTTCGCCAGGGAGATGCTGATCCTCTCCCAGATCAACCACCGGAACGTGGTCAAGCTGCTCGGCTGCTGCCTCGAGGTCGAGGTGCCCATGCTGGTCTATGAGTACGTCCCCAACGGCAGCCTCCACGGCTACatccacggcggcggcgaggccaaGGTGCAGCTGCCACCCGGCGCGCGCCTCCGCATCGCGGCCGAGTCCGCGGACGCGCTCGCGTACATGCACTCGTCGGCGTCGCCGCCGATCCTCCACCGCGACGTCAAGTCCGCAAACATCCTCCTCGACGGCGGCCTCGCGGCGAAGGTGTCCGACTTCGGCGCGTCGAGGCTGGCCCCGGCGGGCGAGGCGGCGGTGGCCACGCTGGTCCAGGGCACCCTCGGGTACCTGGACCCGGAGTACCTGCTGACGAGCCAGCTCACCAGCAAgagcgacgtgtacagcttcgcGGTGGTCGTGCTGGAGCTCCTCACAGGGAGGAAGGCGTTCGTCCCggtggaggacgaggacgaggaagaggagggcGGCCTCGCGTTCTGCTTCATCACGGCGGCGCAGGCGGGACGGCACCGGGAGATCATGGACCAGCAGGTCGTGAAGGAGGTCGGAGCGGAGGTGCTGGACGAGGCCACGGAGCTGCTGATGCGCTGCCTCAGCATGGTCGCCGATGAGAGGCCAACCATGAAGGAGGTCGCCGACAAACTCCATAGGATCAGATGCCTCGCTTGCAGCTGCAACGGTACGCAAAATTAA